A window from Actinomycetota bacterium encodes these proteins:
- the lepB gene encoding signal peptidase I produces the protein MSGPEPRGPVDAAPVQPEASDDLTAEWSSRRRPRRRRRDDSVASFLRELPVLVLVAFLLAFVLRTFVVQVFYIPSSSMEPTLLVDDRILVDKVTYRLRDPQHGEIVVFEGHQFAVPTEDRDPVSTVVRGIGQLVGLAPANARDYVKRVIGLPGDEIRIDDGRVAVNGVWLPEPYAVDDPRSCEPIIVPEGKLFFLGDNRPNSSDSRYATLGFVDRDAVVGKAFTVIWPPDRIRFLRSPRYPDVPPASRSAPQATEPVTVGPCSTY, from the coding sequence ATGAGCGGCCCCGAGCCGCGCGGACCTGTGGACGCGGCTCCCGTTCAGCCAGAGGCTTCCGACGATCTGACCGCGGAATGGAGCAGTCGGAGGCGCCCACGGCGCCGCCGTCGCGACGACAGCGTCGCGTCGTTCCTGCGGGAACTGCCCGTCCTGGTGCTCGTTGCGTTCCTGTTGGCGTTCGTGCTGCGCACGTTCGTGGTACAGGTCTTCTACATCCCGTCGAGTTCCATGGAGCCGACCCTCCTGGTCGACGACCGCATCCTCGTCGACAAGGTCACCTACCGTCTCCGCGATCCTCAACACGGCGAGATCGTCGTCTTCGAGGGGCACCAGTTCGCCGTCCCCACCGAGGATCGCGATCCGGTGTCGACGGTGGTGCGTGGGATCGGCCAGCTCGTCGGGCTCGCCCCCGCCAACGCACGTGACTACGTCAAGCGGGTGATCGGTCTCCCCGGAGACGAGATCCGCATCGACGACGGCCGGGTCGCTGTGAACGGCGTCTGGCTGCCCGAGCCGTACGCGGTGGACGACCCACGTTCCTGCGAGCCGATCATCGTGCCGGAGGGGAAGCTGTTCTTCCTCGGCGACAACCGGCCGAACTCGTCGGACTCGCGCTACGCCACGCTCGGGTTCGTCGACCGTGACGCGGTGGTCGGGAAGGCCTTCACGGTGATCTGGCCGCCCGACCGGATCCGGTTCCTGCGGTCGCCGCGGTACCCGGACGTCCCGCCCGCGTCGCGATCGGCGCCGCAGGCGACCGAACCCGTCACCGTCGGGCCGTGCTCGACCTACTGA